The Streptomyces cyaneogriseus subsp. noncyanogenus region ACTGCGGGTTGATCGTGTAGCCGAGTTCGGTGAAGAACTTCTTGGAGGCGTCGAGGTCGTCGGTGGCCAGGTTCACGAAGATCATCTGCTGGTACATGCGGGCCTCTCCCCTGGGTCATGGTGGTGTCATGCCGTTCGCAGGGGTAGACCGGGGGCCCGTGCGGAACTCATCGCCGGTCCGGAGCATTCCTCGATCTTTTTTTCGAAGGCCGCTCGACTGCTCGGCGACTCACCGGTGGCTCATCGGTGGCTCACCGGTCACGAACGGGCCAGCGGCAGCGCCGCCAGCTCCGCCACGGCCAGGGTCACCGGGCCGAACAGCGCCAGCAGGGCGGCGGCGCGCAGCGCGGCGGCGGCGCGCAGCGTCGTACCGGGCGCCCCGAGGCGCCGCAGCGCGGCCGTGGTGTCGGAGCGGGTCTGCCGGGTCTCGACCGCCGAGGTGAGCAGCGTGGCCACGGTGCAGCCGGCCACCACCAGGGCGCCGAGGGTGCCGAGCGGCCCGAAGGCCGGCCGCCCGGCGGACAGGGTCACCGCCGCGTGCCCCGCGGAGGCCACCGCGCAGACCACGCCGAGGGGGCGGCCGATGCGGCCCGCCTCCTCCATCAGCAGCCGGCCGGCCAGCAGGCGCAGGGCGCCGGGGCGGGCGGACTGCAACAGGCGGCCGCACAGGTGGGTGAGGCCGGGCCCGGCCAGGGCGAGGCCGAGAGCGGTCAGGACCCAGCCGGCCAGGACCCCGGCCGCCGGGGTGGCGGAGCCGGGGGCGGTGCGGCTCGCGTAGGTCTCCACGGCGAGGCCCGCGGTGAGCAGGGTGACGCCCCAGGGCAGGGCGGCCGGGGAGCCGGCCGGGGCGTCCGCCGCGGCGGCCTCCGTCCGGGCGCCGGAGGCCGCCGCGGCCCGCGCGGCCCGGGACGCCGCCACCGGCGCGGTGGCCGTCACCACCGTCCGCGGCACCGACACCGCCGCGTCCCCGGCGATGACCGCGGCGGGCGTACGGCGGCCGGTGGACTCGCTCGCGCCGGGTTCCGCGGACGCCGCCCCGGGTGCCCTGCGGTGGGCGCCGAACCGCCCGTACGCCCCGAAGGTCTCGCGTGCCGCGCCGAGCCCGTAGGCGCCGAAGCGGCCGTACCGGCGGGCCGTGGCCGGGCCGGGCCGGGGGTCGCGGGGGCGCAGTGCCAGCGCGACCGCCGCCGACGCGGTCGCCGGGACGAGCGTCAGCAGGGTCAGGGCCGCCGGGAAGGGCAGGGGCCGGCCGGCCGCGAGGACGTCGCCGCCGGCGCCGCCGTCACCGCCGGGGCCGTCGAAGGGCAGGCCGCTGAGGTCGCCGCGCAGACGGAGGTAGAACAGCAGCGCCAGCACCGAGCCCAGGGCGCAGGACAGGGCCGTGGAGGCGGCCGAGATCGCCATGAGGCGGCCGGGCCCCAGGCCGATCGCCGACAGGCCCGGGCGGGGGCGGGTGGCGGGGTCGGTGCGGGCGACGGCCACGGCGAAGTACACCGTGGCGGCCAGCGGCGCCGCGCACCAGGCCAGGCGCGACAGGGAGGCGGCCGGGGAGTCCGGGTGGCTCAGTGCGTGGCCGAGGGCGCACAGCAGCAGGAATCCCGTGCCCGCCGAGGCCGCGGACACCAGCAGGCGGCGCACCTGGACGGCGAGGTGGGCGGGGCGGCTCAGACGGAGAGCGAGCACGCGGCCCGGCCTTCCGTCGCGGCGGCGCTGGGGACGGGCGGCAGGTGCACGGTGTCCACCGGCCGGCCGTCGAGCAGCGGCACGGTGCGGTCGGCCACGGCCGCGGTCTCCTGATCGTGCGTGGCGAGGACGATCGTGATGCCGTGCGAGCGGGCGGCCGTGGTCAGGGTGCGCAGGACCTGGGCGCGGTCGGCGCGGTGCAGCGGTGCCGTCGGCTCGTCGGCGAAGAGCACCGCGGGCGCGACGGCGAGGGCGCGGGCGATGCACACCCGCTGCCGCTCGGCGTGGTGCAGGGCCCGCGGGAGACCGCGGGCCCGGTCGCCGACGTCGAGGCGCTCCAGCCACTCCAGGGCGGTGCTCCTGGCCGCGCGCCGGGGGGTGCCGCGCAGCATCATCGGCAGGGCCGCGTTCTCCCACACGGTCAGCTCGGGGACGAGCACCGGCGCCGGGTCGATCCAGGCGAAGCAGCGGCGGCGCAGCCGTTCCCGGCGCAGGGGCCCCAGGGAGTGCAGCGGCACGCCGGCGCACCAGACCTCGCCGCGCTGCGGGCGTACCAGGCCGGACAGGCAGTGCAGCAGCGCGGTCTTGCCGCTGCCGCGCGGGCCGCTCACCGCGAGGATCTCGCCCTCCCGGACGCCGAGCGAGACGCCGCAGAGCGCGGGGGAGCCGTCGTGGTGCTGGAAGTGCAGGGCGCGTGCCCAGAGCACGTCGTTGTCCGGCGGGGCCACCATGGGCGTACACCTCGGTTCGGATCGAGAGATGCCGTGCGCTGTCGCGAAATCCCCCGTGTGGGGGAACGACGGCGGGCCGATCGGTCACTGGGCACGCTAGGCAGGACGCGCGGGGAGGCCGGACAGCACGCGGCCCCGGGCGCCCGTTTCTCACTCGAACGGGCGGCACCGGGGCCGTTGCCGATCCTCCTTGATGAAGATCGCGAAGCCTGATCAGAGCTTCGTCCACGCCTCCGACAGGGTGGCGCGCAGGATCTGCTCGATCTCGTCGAACGTCTCCTGGTTGGAGATCAGCGGCGGGGCGAGCTGGACGACCGGGTCACCGCGGTCGTCGGCCCGGCAGTACAGGCCGTTGTCGAAGAGCGCCTTGGAGAGGAAGCCGTACAGGACGCGCTCGGTCTCCTCGTCGTTGAAGGTCTCCTTGGTGTTCTTGTCCTTGACCAGCTCGATGCCGTAGAAGTAGCCGTTGCCGCGGACGTCGCCGACGATCGGCAGGTCGTGCAGCTTCTCCAGCGTGGAGCGGAAGGCCGCCTCGTTGTCCAGCACGTGCTGGTTGAGGCTCTCCCGCTCGAACAGGTCGAGGTTGGCCAGGGCCACGGCCGCCGACACCGGGTGGCCGCCGAAGGTGTAGCCGTGCAGGAAGGTGTTGTCGCCCTTGTAGAACGGCTCGGCCAGGCGGTCGGAGATGATGCAGGCGCCGATCGGGGAGTAGCCCGACGTCATGCCCTTGGCGCAGGTGATCATGTCCGGGACGTAGCCGAACTTGTCGCAGGCGAACGTGGTGCCCAGACGGCCGAAGGCGCAGATGACCTCGTCCGAGACGAGCAGTACGTCGTACTGGTCGCAGATCTCGCGCACGCGCTGGAAGTAGCCGGGCGGCGGCGGGAAGCAGCCGCCGGCGTTCTGCACCGGCTCCAGGAAGACGGCCGCGACCGTGTCCGGGCCCTCGAAGAGGATCTGCTGCTCGATCTGGTCGGCGGCCCAGCGGCCGAAGGCCTCCGGGTCGTCGCCGAAGAGCGGGGCGCGGTAGATGTTGGTGTTCGGGACCTTGTGGGCGCCCGGGACCAGCGGCTCGAAGGGGGCCTTCAGGGCCGGGAGACCGGTGATGGACAGCGCGCCCTGCGGGGTGCCGTGGTAGGCGACCGCGCGGGAGATCACCTTGTGCTTGGTGGGCTTGCCGACCAGCTTGAAGTACTGCTTGGCCAGCTTCCAGGCGGTCTCCACCGCCTCGCCGCCGCCGGTGGTGAAGAAGACCTTGTTCAGGTCGCCGGGGGCCTCGTTCGCCAGGCGCTCGGCGAGCTCGACGGCCTTGGGGTGGGCGTAGGACCAGATCGGGAAGAAGGCGAGCTCCTGCGCCTGCTTCAGCGCGGTCTCGGCGAGCTCGGTGCGGCCGTGGCCCGCCTGGACCACGAACAGGCCGGCGAGACCGTCGAGGTAGCGCCTGCCCTTGTCGTCGTAGATGTAGGTGCCCTCGCCCCGGACGATCGTCGGAACGGGGGAGTTCTCGTACGAGGACATGCGGGTGAAGTGCATCCACAGGTGGTCGTACGCGGACTTGCTGAGGTCCTTGGGATGGGCGGTACTCACGGCTATCGGGTTCCCCACATGTAGGTCTGCTTCTTGAGCTTGAGGTAGACGAAGCTCTCGGTGGAGCGCACTCCGGGGACGGCCCGGATGCGGCGGTTGATGACCTCCAGCAGGTGGTCGTCGTCCTCGCAGACGATCTCCACCATCAGGTCGAAGGAGCCGGCGGTCATCACGACGTACTCGCACTCGGGCATGGCGGTCAGGGCGTCGGCCACGGACTCCACGTCGCCCTCGACGTTGATCCCGACCATCGCCTGCCGGCGGAAGCCCACGGTCAGCGGGTCCGTCACGGCGACGATCTGCATCACGCCCTGGTCGAGCAGCTTCTGGACGCGCTGGCGCACGGCCGCCTCGGACAGGCCGACGGCCTTGCCGATGGCGGCGTACGGCCGGCGGCCGTCCTGCTGGAGCTGCTCGATGATGGCGAGGGAGACGGCGTCCAGATGCGGCGAGCTGCCGTTCCTGGATTCGCGGTGGGACTCACGGACGGACTCGCGGGAGTCCCGGGAGTCCCTGGGGTCTGCGCTTCGACTGGCCACCACTTCACTGTGCACGACGTCTCGACAGTTTTGCAAGGCGAGAGTGATGTATTTCGTTGTCTGAAGCGTCTGAGTCTGCGGATTTCGCAATCCGGATGCGATCAGGGGTGTTGAAAACGTGG contains the following coding sequences:
- a CDS encoding ABC transporter ATP-binding protein, which produces MVAPPDNDVLWARALHFQHHDGSPALCGVSLGVREGEILAVSGPRGSGKTALLHCLSGLVRPQRGEVWCAGVPLHSLGPLRRERLRRRCFAWIDPAPVLVPELTVWENAALPMMLRGTPRRAARSTALEWLERLDVGDRARGLPRALHHAERQRVCIARALAVAPAVLFADEPTAPLHRADRAQVLRTLTTAARSHGITIVLATHDQETAAVADRTVPLLDGRPVDTVHLPPVPSAAATEGRAACSLSV
- a CDS encoding aspartate aminotransferase family protein yields the protein MSTAHPKDLSKSAYDHLWMHFTRMSSYENSPVPTIVRGEGTYIYDDKGRRYLDGLAGLFVVQAGHGRTELAETALKQAQELAFFPIWSYAHPKAVELAERLANEAPGDLNKVFFTTGGGEAVETAWKLAKQYFKLVGKPTKHKVISRAVAYHGTPQGALSITGLPALKAPFEPLVPGAHKVPNTNIYRAPLFGDDPEAFGRWAADQIEQQILFEGPDTVAAVFLEPVQNAGGCFPPPPGYFQRVREICDQYDVLLVSDEVICAFGRLGTTFACDKFGYVPDMITCAKGMTSGYSPIGACIISDRLAEPFYKGDNTFLHGYTFGGHPVSAAVALANLDLFERESLNQHVLDNEAAFRSTLEKLHDLPIVGDVRGNGYFYGIELVKDKNTKETFNDEETERVLYGFLSKALFDNGLYCRADDRGDPVVQLAPPLISNQETFDEIEQILRATLSEAWTKL
- a CDS encoding Lrp/AsnC family transcriptional regulator: MHSEVVASRSADPRDSRDSRESVRESHRESRNGSSPHLDAVSLAIIEQLQQDGRRPYAAIGKAVGLSEAAVRQRVQKLLDQGVMQIVAVTDPLTVGFRRQAMVGINVEGDVESVADALTAMPECEYVVMTAGSFDLMVEIVCEDDDHLLEVINRRIRAVPGVRSTESFVYLKLKKQTYMWGTR